GTTTATCGCTTTTCGTAATCATGGGCCGTAATACTCTCTACTTGAATTAGAATTTCCGAGTCGATGACTCGATAGATTATTCGATATTTGGCGCCAAGACGGGATGAACGGCAACCTTTCCATTCGCCTTTAAGCGCTTCGTCGTGAAAACCTTTTATGAGCCGAATGCCTTTAGCGCCCGTTAGCGATGCGATATCCTTCCATTTCTCATAACGTTTGAGAATTTCCAAAGGAAGGGATTTCGTCTGTTTATCGACCCGACGATGTTCGTAAATCCGCCACATTCTTCATAGCGTATATATTATTTTGGGGATGTCAATGCAAGAAAGGAGCAATAAAAAGTTGAATGATGAGAATAATCGATGGGTCGATCAAT
The window above is part of the Candidatus Omnitrophota bacterium genome. Proteins encoded here:
- a CDS encoding type II toxin-antitoxin system mRNA interferase toxin, RelE/StbE family, translated to MWRIYEHRRVDKQTKSLPLEILKRYEKWKDIASLTGAKGIRLIKGFHDEALKGEWKGCRSSRLGAKYRIIYRVIDSEILIQVESITAHDYEKR